CTATTTATCAGCAGGATGATGATGCCTATATTTTACTTGAAGACAGCGGTCCCGGAATTTCACCTGAATTGTATGAGCAGGTGATGAAACGCTTCTATCGCATTCATCACCATCTGGAGCAGGGCAGCGGTTTGGGAATGTCCATCGTACACAAGGCGATTCAGCGTTTGGGCGGCAGTATTCAGATGGACCGGAGTACAGAACTTGGTGGATTATGGGTGCTGGTACGCTTACCGACCCACTGGGTTCAGAAGAAAACGTCGGTAAAACAGCGCATAGGCAGCTAAATTCAAGGTCCAAATGATCCAGCCGGTCCATAAATTATGACTCAGGAAATGCGCACCGCGCATCATTTGCGCCCAGCCCATGGCAAATCCTAAAATCAGGGCTGCGATGAGATAAAAATAGGCACGTGCAGGTTGCAGCAGGCGAAACACAAAGTAACCGGTGATGAGGGCAAAACCGGTACTGGCATGCCCTCCAGGGAAACAGTGGCCATTTTCCAAATTAAAATTCCAGGCAAAACCCGTCAGAGTACTTTGGGTCATATTCCATGGGCAGGCATGTGCAGATTGTGATTTAAGTAAACCGATTAGGCTGGTGCCAAGAATGACCAGCCAGAAAAAGTAACCATAGTGCCAGCGACGTTGTGCCAACCGGTTCATTTTAAAGGAAGCTAGCCAAAGCAGAAAAATACTGACATAGGCTGCAATAATCACGTCCTTGACGATGGTATGGTTCAGTTCAGCCAGATACCAGTCATTACGCGCAAAGAAATGTCCCGTTTGATCCATCCAGGGCTGAATAAAGGCCAAGTCCAGTGTACCACCCACCGGTACATACAGCAGCAACAGCACCAAGCTGATGATTAACAATAGGCTATGCGTCAGGAAAAATCGGGTGGTTTGCGACATT
This portion of the Acinetobacter sp. GSS19 genome encodes:
- a CDS encoding phosphatase PAP2 family protein, with translation MSQTTRFFLTHSLLLIISLVLLLLYVPVGGTLDLAFIQPWMDQTGHFFARNDWYLAELNHTIVKDVIIAAYVSIFLLWLASFKMNRLAQRRWHYGYFFWLVILGTSLIGLLKSQSAHACPWNMTQSTLTGFAWNFNLENGHCFPGGHASTGFALITGYFVFRLLQPARAYFYLIAALILGFAMGWAQMMRGAHFLSHNLWTGWIIWTLNLAAYALFYRRFLLNPVGR